A genomic region of Glycine max cultivar Williams 82 chromosome 15, Glycine_max_v4.0, whole genome shotgun sequence contains the following coding sequences:
- the LOC100794676 gene encoding BTB/POZ domain-containing protein At1g30440 — translation MACVKLGSKADAFQRQGQAWFCTTGLPSDIVVEVGEMSFHLHKFPLLSRSGVLEKMIAKASESEEECVISLGDIPGGAKTFELVAKFCYGVKLELTASNVVYLWCAAESLEMTEEYGEGNLISQAEAFFNQVVLRSWKDSLRALQTCDDVSAHAEELHIVKRCIESLAAKASTDPNLFGWPVLERGGPLQSPGGSVLWNGISTGARPKNSSSDWWYEDVTNLSLPLFKTLIAVMESRGIRQEIIAGSLAFYAKTYLPGLNRRQVSGESSTRLSQVAMGSPLSEDNQKILLEEIDGLLPMQKGLVQTKLLFGLLRTAMILRVSPSCISNLEKRIGLQLDQATLEDLLMPNFSYSMETLYNVDCVQRILDHFLAMDQVTGGASPCSIDDGQLIGSPSLTPITTVAKLIDGYLAEVAPDINLKLPKFQTLAAAVPEYARPLDDGLYRAIDIYFKSHPWLVESEREQLCRLMDCQKLSLEACTHAAQNERLPIRIIVQVLFFEQLQLRTSIAGCFLVSDNLDGSRQLRSGFVGSTEGGWASAVKENQVLKVGMDNMRMRVSELEKECSNMRQEIEKLGRVKGSSAWGTVSKKLGFKLKSQMCSAQEGSVSNQNNANNTVEKLKERHVKHKRSSSISDKASVSSIVHS, via the exons ATGGCTTGTGTGAAATTGGGTTCCAAAGCTGATGCTTTCCAGCGGCAAGGGCAGGCCTG GTTCTGCACGACTGGGCTTCCTAGTGATATAGTTGTTGAAGTTGGAGAGATGTCATTTCATCTTCACAAG TTCCCCTTGCTCTCTAGAAGTGGGGTTCTGGAAAAAATGATTGCCAAGGCTTCTGAGTCAGAGGAAGAATGTGTCATATCCCTCGGTGACATTCCTGGTGGGGCCAAAACATTTGAACTCGTGGCAAAATTTTGTTATGGTGTGAAACTTGAACTTACAGCATCAAATGTTGTGTACCTCTGGTGTGCTGCGGAGAGTCTTGAAATGACTGAGGAATATGGTGAAGGTAATCTTATTTCACAGGCTGAAGCCTTTTTCAATCAAGTGGTCCTCCGTAGTTGGAAAGACTCTCTGAGAGCACTTCAAACCTGTGATGATGTTTCGGCCCATGCTGAAGAGCTCCACATTGTGAAAAGATGCATTGAATCACTGGCAGCAAAGGCATCTACTGACCCAAATTTATTTGGGTGGCCAGTGCTGGAGCGTGGTGGTCCCTTGCAGAGCCCTGGTGGAAGTGTTTTGTGGAATGGAATAAGTACTGGGGCAAGACCAAAAAATTCGAGTTCAGATTGGTGGTACGAGGATGTAACAAATTTGAGTTTACCTCTTTTTAAGACATTGATAGCTGTCATGGAATCTCGAGGCATTAGGCAGGAAATTATTGCCGGTTCTCTTGCTTTCTATGCTAAAACATATCTGCCTGGGTTAAATCGACGTCAGGTTTCTGGCGAGTCCAGTACCCGTCTGTCACAGGTAGCCATGGGGTCTCCACTATCAGAAGACAACCAGAAGATTCTACTGGAAGAGATTGATGGATTGCTCCCAATGCAGAAGGGCCTGGTTCAAACAAAGCTCTTGTTTGGTCTACTACGAACAGCCATGATTCTACGAGTGAGCCCCTCTTGCATATCAAACTTGGAGAAACGGATTGGCTTGCAGCTTGATCAAGCTACTCTGGAAGATCTCTTGATGCCAAATTTCTCATATTCAATGGAGACACTTTACAATGTTGACTGTGTGCAAAGAATTCTTGATCATTTCCTTGCCATGGATCAGGTTACTGGAGGTGCCTCTCCATGCTCAATTGATGATGGTCAATTGATTGGATCGCCTTCACTGACTCCAATCACCACGGTAGCAAAGCTGATTGATGGTTACCTTGCAGAGGTTGCACctgatattaatttaaaacttcCCAAGTTTCAAACCCTTGCCGCTGCTGTTCCAGAGTATGCCAGGCCTTTGGATGATGGTTTATATCGTGCcatagatatttattttaag TCTCACCCATGGTTGGTGGAGTCAGAGAGAGAGCAACTATGTAGGCTGATGGATTGTCAGAAGCTCTCATTAGAAGCATGCACTCACGCTGCACAGAATGAGAGGCTACCCATCAGAATAATAGTTCAAGTTCTATTTTTTGAGCAGCTCCAGCTTCGCACTTCTATTGCCGGTTGCTTTCTAGTTTCAGATAACCTCGATGGATCGAGGCAGTTGAGAAGTGGTTTTGTCGGATCTACGGAGGGTGGCTGGGCGTCAGCCGTGAAGGAAAACCAGGTTTTGAAAGTGGGAATGGATAACATGAGGATGAGGGTGTCTGAGCTTGAGAAGGAGTGCTCAAACATGAGGCAGGAGATTGAGAAATTGGGTCGGGTGAAGGGATCGAGCGCTTGGGGAACTGTGTCTAAGAAACTTGGGTTTAAGTTAAAGTCTCAGATGTGTAGTGCTCAAGAAGGGTCTGTTAGCAACCAGAACAATGCAAATAATACGGTTGAGAAGTTGAAGGAAAGACATGTAAAGCACAAGAGAAGTTCTTCTATTAGTGACAAAGCATCAGTCTCTTCAATTGTTCATTCGTAG